DNA sequence from the Hoylesella buccalis ATCC 35310 genome:
TCGTGTTTATTATCGTTTCGGCAACAAATCAGGCCAATCGGTGATCGCAGTGATAGGTACCAGTCGTGATGAAAATCATGCGTTCATTTATCTCACGGAGCATTTTACGGTCAAACAGCTTCCGGTTCCTCAGATTTTGGCTGTTAGTGACGATGAACTGAGGTATCTTCAGACCGATTTGGGACATACTTCGTTGTTTGATATGCTGAAAAGTGCCCGTGATGCTGGCGGCAGATACACGCAAAAAGAAAAGCAGCTGTTGACCAAAACGCTTCAAGCATTACCCGAAATGCAAGTTAGGGGAGCCGTTGGACTCGACTTTCAGCAATGTTATCCACAACCCGAATTCAATGTAGAAAGCGTGTTGTTTGACCTGAACTACTTCAAGTATTGCTTTCTGAAAGCGACAGGAATCGATTTCCACGAGCTGATGTTAGAGGCCAACTTTCGTATGTTTGCCAAGGATTTGACGGCAGAACCAGCGGAATGTTTCCTGTATCGAGATTTTCAAGCACGCAATGTGATGCTTGACAACGATGGTAATCCCTATTTTATTGACTACCAAGGAGGCAGAAAAGGGCCATACTATTATGACTTAGCGTCTTTCCTATGGCAGGCATCAGCTAAATATCCTTTTAAATTACGTCGTGATTTGGTGTCCGCTTATTATGAGTCTTTGAAACAATATACGGAAGTTCCGTCGAGTAGACACTTCGTAGAGCGATTGAATCTCTTTGTGTTGTTTCGCACGTTACAGGTCTTGGGCGCATACGGCTTTCGTGGATATTTCGAACGGAAGAAACATTTTATTCAATCTATTCCAGCAGCCATGCAGAATCTTCGTGAGCTTATTAAGCTTGGCGAGCATGTTTTTCCCTATCCATACATGATGGGCATCCTCAAAGAGATGACGGAGTTGCCTCAATTTGCCAACAAAGAGGAGAGAAAAGTGAAGAGAACTGATGGCTTCAAGATTACGGATAACAATATATTTAAGGCCAATCCGGTGGATGGACCCGCCACTTTTTCGAAATATGATGATAGAGGTGAGCTGATTGTTCGTGTGAACAGTTTTTCTTATCACAAAGGTATTCCCGAAGATCCCACAGGAAATGGGGGCGGATATGTGTTTGATTGTCGGTCAACTCACAACCCCGGACGATACGAACCTTATAAGAATTTGACGGGTTTGGATGAGCCTGTGATTCGTTTCTTGGAAGATGATGGCGAGATACTCGTCTTCCTTGATAATGTTTACCAACTGGCCGATCGTCACGTGGCACGATACATTGAGCGGGGATTTACCAGTTTGATATTCTCATTTGGCTGCACAGGCGGACAGCACCGCAGCGTATATTGCGCGCAACATTTGGCAGAACACATTCATGATAAGTTCGGAATAGAGGTTAGAATCAACCACCGTGAACAGAAAATAGAGAAAACGTTGGAGGCAAAGTAGCTTTTTTTAGGACGACAAGTTAAATACCTGCTGGTTTTGACAGCGTTGAGTGAGAGAGATAAGTAATGATGAATGAAGATAAAGATATGATGCAAGCAATGATTTTAGCAGCTGGATTGGGAACCCGACTCAAACCGCTGACCGACCATGTGCCAAAGGCTTTGGTGGAAGTTGGGGGAGAACCTTTGCTCAAACAGGTGATATTCAAGTTAAAAGATGCGGGTTTTAGTCGTATTATTGTCAATGTGCATCATTTCTCAGAGCAAATTATTCAATACTTAGAGACAAATCATTATTTTGGTTTAGATATCCTTATCAGCGACGAAACCACCCAGTTGCTCGATACGGGAGGTGGTATTAAGGCTGCAAAGCGCTTGTTTGGGGACACCAGAATATTGATTCATAACGTTGATATACTAAGCAATATCAACCTTCAACGCTTTTATTTCGCGCATAAGGAGGCAGCGGCAACCTTGCTGGTCAGCGAGCGTAACACCAATCGTTACTTGCTTTTTGACGACGATATGCGCTTGGTTGGTTGGACGAACGTGAACACTGGCGAGTTTCGTTCGCCCTATCCAAACTTGAATGTGGCACAGTACAAGAAGCTTGCCTTCGCTGGTATTCACACCTTTTCACCACAGTTGTTTCCATGGATGGATGCTTTTCCTGACCGTTTTGGCGTGATTGATTTCTATTTAAGCGTGTGCAATCAGGTTCCCATCATTGGACATGTAGAGTCAAACCTCAGGTTGATGGATGTTGGCAAGCAAGAAACGCTGCATACAGCTGAACAGTTTATGCATCAATTGTGAGCAGACGTTTCACTCCAGTCAACTCTCATTACCTATAATGGAAGTACAGCTGTAAAACAATCGCCGAACAACTGGCTAATTCCTTGTGGTTCTTTTTTGAAAATACCATAGATGGTACTGCCGCTTCCACTCATGGCTGCATACACAGCTCCTTGCTGGTAGAGCTGCTCTTTGATGTGCTTCAACTTCGGATACAACTTGAATACGGGTATTTCAAAGTCATTCATCAGTTCGTTTTTCCACGTTTCTATGGGCTGACTGATGATGTCACGACAGCATTTGGCAGGTTGTTTCACCTCAATTTTGGCATAAGCATCTTTGGTTGAAACGGCTATATCGGGCTTAATCAGTGCGAGATAACACCCATTAAGATTTCTTTTTGGTAACTCAGTCGGCACGAGTTGGGCACCTATTCCCGTTGCAAACGAAGGCTTAGCGGTGATGAAGAAGGCGCAATCGGCACCCAATTGGGCCGCATATTGCTCCATGTCAGCGGTGGTAAGATTGAGTTTGAATTGCTCATTGAGCAGCCTGATCATGAAAGCAGCATCACTCGAGCCGCCTCCTAAGCCCGCTTGTGAGGGGATTTCCTTATAAAGATGAGCGTGAATACGCGGTAGTGGGAAGTCTTTTGCCAGCAAATGGTAAGCCTGGATGACGAGATTGTTATCTTCGTGAACATCGACTGCCCTTCCTGTTATCTTCAAATCGCACGGATTATCGGACGGAAACTGTTCGTCCATGCGTGTTATTTCAAGCGTGTCGTGCAACGGAATGGGGAAGAACACGGTTTCTATGTCGTGGTAACCATCTGGCCGAACGCCTACTACGTTAAGGCCTAAATTGATTTTGGCACATGGAAATGTAATCATGTAGCAATGGGTTGATATACAAAATGCAAATGCCAACAAACAGCATAAACTGCGTTGTTGGCACTTTTATAGTTGAATTTATTTTTTTGAATTCTTGATTTTCTCCACGTATGCATCGATGGCAGCTACGGCAGTGATGTTTACAATGTCGCGCACAGAACATTCAAAGTCGGTAAAATGGATTGGTTTTTTCAATCCCATTTGTATCGGACCAATGATTTCTGCATCCGAATTGAGGGCTTGCAGCAATTTATAACTGCCGTTAGCACTGCTCATGTTTGAGAAAATCAGCGTGTTGACGTTCTTACCCTTCAAGCGAGTGAATGGATATTTGTCGTCCCGTAATTTTTTGTCCATGGCAAAATTAACCTGCATTTCGCCATCTACAGCCAAGTCAGGGAACTCTTGTTGCATTTTTTCTACGGCCGCATGAACCTTTTGTGGACTTCCAATCGTGTCTGTTCCAAAGTTGGAATAGCTAATCATCGCCATGACTGGCTTGTCATTGAAGAATCTTACAGCGTCAGCACTGAGGCGCGCAATGTCATACAGCACATTCTCGTCTGGGTGCCTGTTAATCAAGGTGTCAGAGATGTAGTAGATGCCTTTTTTGGTATCAAGGATGTGCATGGTGGCAAAAGTTTTGTATCCAGGACGAATGCCTATCACTTCTTTGGCCACCTTGATGGTGTTCGAGTATTTTGTGTAGAGTCCTGTGATGAAGCCATCTGCATCACCATTTTCAACCATTGACATGCCAAAATAGTTGCGCTCGTACATCTTGTCGTACGCTTCTTCGAAGGTATACCCTTGTCGTTCAAGCTTTTCTGACAGGTGTTTAGCAAACTTCGCGCGCTTTCCTTGTTCCTTATCTGCGCGCATGTCTATGATTTTGATTCCCGTGAGGTCAAGTTTCAGTCTGTTAGCCAGTCGGTTAAGCCTGTCAGGGTTTCCCAACAGAATAGGAAAGCAAATGCCTTCTTGCTTCGCCTGCACGGCAGCTTTCATCATGGTGGGGTGGCCTCCTTCTGCGAACACAATGCGCTGCGGATGCCGAGCGGCTGTGGCATGCAGCGTTCTCGTAAACTTAGACTCCTGTCCGAGCAACTGCTTCAAATTCTCCTTGTACTTATCCCAGTTCTTGATAGGTGTCCTGGCCACACCACTCTCTACGGCTGCTTTGGCAACAGCCGCACTTACTGCTGTGATGAGGCGTGGGTCTATGGGCTTTGGAATGAAATACTTGGGACCAAAACTCAAGTCGTTGATGTGGTAAACTTCATTGACCACATCCGGAATGGGTTGTTTGGCCAGGTCGGCTATGGCATGTACGGCGGCCATCTTCATTTCCTCATTGATAGCCTTGGCATGTACATCCAGCGCACCACGGAAGATGTATGGGAAGCCGATAACATTATTAATCTGATTGGGGTAGTCGCTGCGACCGGTCGACATGATGACGTCTGGCCGACTGTCAAGGGCATCTTCGTAGCTAATTTCAGGCACGGGATTGGCCAATGCGAACACGATAGGATTGGAAGCCATCGAACGAATCATGTCTTTGGATAGAATATTGCCTCTTGACAAACCCACAAAGACGTCGGCATCCTTAAGGGCTTCCTCCAAAGTGTGTACGTCCTTCCGGTTGGTAGCGAATATCGCTTTTTCTGGGTTCAGGTCGGTACGGTCTGTTGTAATCACTCCGTGCGAATCCAGCATCAGGATATTTTCTTTCTTTACCCCCAAAGCTACATACAATTTGGTACAGCTGATGGCAGCGGCTCCTGCGCCATTGATAACCAATTTGGCTTTCTTAATGTCTTTGCCGGCAACCTCTAAAGCGTTCTTCAGACCCGCCGCTGATATGATGGCCGTGCCATGTTGGTCGTCGTGCATCACGGGGATGTCGAGATTTTTCTTCAGCCTTTCCTCTATGTAGAAACATTCCGGTGCTTTGATGTCTTCCAGATTGATGCCGCCAAACGACGGTGCAATCCTTTCAACGGTCTCACAAAACTTCACGGGGTCTTTCTCGTTTACCTCGATGTCGAATACGTCAATGCCGCCATATATCTTGAACAGCAAGCCTTTGCCTTCCATCACGGGCTTACCACTCATGGCACCAATGTCCCCCAAGCCCAGCACTGCCGTGCCGTTGGAGATCACTGCGACCAAGTTTCCCTTGTTGGTATATTTGTAAGCGTCATTTTCATTGTTCTGAATCTCAAGACACGGATAGGCCACGCCTGGTGAATAGGCCAAGCTCAGGTCTGTTTGTGTTCTGTATGGTTTGGTCGGTTTTACTTCAATTTTGCCGGGACGTTCCCCCTCATGGTAAGCAAGAGCTGCTTCTTTGGTAATTTTTAACATTGGATTATAGTACTAAATGGAGGGCGAAAAGGGCATGAATTTAATAAAAATCTACCCAGCTGTCTCTCCCAATGATTAAACGTTTTATTAGTTGATAACGGAACAAAGTTAAGAAAAAACCATTAAAGAATAACAAGTTTTTATGCTTTTTTGTATCTTTGCGCCGTTATGGTAAAAGGAATGAATAGAGTGATCGGTCAAACGCCTTATCGACAAGAGTTGCGTGAGCGTATATTGAAAGCAGACATGAGCGAATTTTTCGAGAAGGGCATCAGGGCGGTCAAGATGGATGACATAGCCAGGAGATTATCCATATCCAAGCGCACGGTGTACGAGATATACAGCAACAAGGAGGAACTGCTGCTGGAAGGCATGAAAGCTGCCGAGCAAGAATTTGATGAGCACATGAAGAATTTCAGTGAACAGGACAACCATCATGTCATGGATATATTGATTGAATTCTACAATTGCCAGGCCCATCGTTTGTCAGAGATTTCTCCGCTATATTTTGATGAAGTACAAAAGTACAAGCGTGTGCAAGCTTATCTTGAGAACAAGCATAAGAAACGAGATGAAGATGCGTATAACTTTATTGACAGAGGCGTAAAAGAGGGCTTCTTTAGGCCAGACACTAATTATCACATCGTTGTGGAAGTAGCGCGTGAAGCCGTACGTTTTGCCATGACCAGTCAACTGTATAAGGAACATGGCCTACAGATAGTCTTTCGTAACATCATTTTATTATTCATCCGTGGCATTTGCACGCTCAATGGATTAAAGATGCTCGAACGCATTGAATGACGAGTAGGAGAGGCCGTTGTCATTTCTCAATAAGGCGTTTCTCATGCCTGCTATAATGGCATTGAACCCTTTGGTAAGCAGGTGCTTGATGATGAATTTATCTTGACAACAGCCCGCTTATATTTCGCTTATTGATGAATCAACCTTCCATTGATTCGAAATACGGCCAAAATGAGAGTGATTTGTAGTTGGTTGATAATGAATGATTTGCAGTTATTGATAAGCATCTTTGCTCCTTCTGAAGTTCATCTCGGCCGCAAAAGCAATGCTCTATGCCTCCAATCTCCATGCTTTTGGCAGCTTAGATCATGAAGATTGACCGCCAATATGGTGCTAAGTCAGGCTATTTTTGCATCGTTTAAGCTGAAAATTCGGTTTTTCTAACCAAGATATGGCATGTTTGCATACCATCTGCCTATCGATTTTTTCTAGATCAGCAATTATTCATAACCGTTTTATTGTCATTTTATAGGACAAAAATAATGAACGAACTTTTTGAGTAGCAGCAGATTGAGAGTAGTGTGAGGTTCGCCATCAAATGACCAACTGTGTTTGTTAAAAAATGCTAACTTCTACTGAAACAAGCCGTTTCATCGCCTTACTCTCAATCAAAATGATTACTTTTGCAGTCGATTATCGGTTCCGTAGCTCAGTTGGATTAGAGCAACAGCCTTCTAAGCTGTGGGTCTTGGGTTCGAACCCCAACGGAATCACTTGAGAACAACAAAAAACAACGAAAACCAAATTCATAACTAATTGGTATTCAATGTTTTATCTGCTATTAGGATAGCGTAATATCACTTTACAAAAAAGGAGCAAAAAGGCACAAAAAGGAACATTTTGGTACATAATCCGTACCAAATTCGTACCACTGCTCGTACCATTTTGCTGTTTTGAGGTTGTAAAAATAATGATAAAGTGATATGAAAACAATACCAAGTACAAGAGTCGTTTTTAATAGACATAATACTGCATCAAGAACAAATACAGCAGCTGTCTACATTGAAGTATCTTACCAAGGAAAAAGAAATTTCTATAATACAGGAATAAAGGTTAAGATAAATCAGTTCAGAAATAATCGTATCTGCAACTGTGGACATCAGAAGGAATATAATGAGCGCATTGACACCATTCGCAACTCAATTGATGACTACATCAACTCTAAACTTGAGAACAGGGAGCCATTCGCGCTTGATGGTCTGAGAGAATACATGGAGAACAATGGGTGCGCATTGCAAAAGGATGCTTTCCTTACATTCATGTATCAACGTATTTATGAAAGACAAATATCGGAAGGTACACGAAAGGGACATCTGTCCGTATATAACATTCTAAAAAGGTGGGGAAAGATAAAGGAGTTCTCTGATGTTAATCAGCGAAACATTTTATTGTGGAATGATTTGTCAACGAAGAATGCTATTAAGACAAAGTCCATATACAACTATCACAAAGTGCTGAAAATCTACATCCGTGAGGCAAAGATCTTCGGATATATACAAAACAATCCTTACGATGTTCTACATTTTAAGAGATGTGAATGTACCGACCGTAAATACCTATCAATTGATGAGTTAAACAAATTTAAGTCCGTGGAGCTGAAAGAAATACCACTTATCAAAGCCAGGGATTGCTTCTTGTTCCAATGCTATACAGGTTTGGCATATACGGACATGGCTCATTTCAATTTTGAAGAAATGGCAAAGTTTGTGGACGGTGCCTATCGTGTCAAAGAGGAACGTGTCAAAACAGGGAACAAATATAACATCACGTTGCTTCCTCCTGCTATGGATATTCTAAAAAAAT
Encoded proteins:
- a CDS encoding phosphotransferase, with product MEKLIELYAQWAGEKPSTIEKLEGAGSNRVYYRFGNKSGQSVIAVIGTSRDENHAFIYLTEHFTVKQLPVPQILAVSDDELRYLQTDLGHTSLFDMLKSARDAGGRYTQKEKQLLTKTLQALPEMQVRGAVGLDFQQCYPQPEFNVESVLFDLNYFKYCFLKATGIDFHELMLEANFRMFAKDLTAEPAECFLYRDFQARNVMLDNDGNPYFIDYQGGRKGPYYYDLASFLWQASAKYPFKLRRDLVSAYYESLKQYTEVPSSRHFVERLNLFVLFRTLQVLGAYGFRGYFERKKHFIQSIPAAMQNLRELIKLGEHVFPYPYMMGILKEMTELPQFANKEERKVKRTDGFKITDNNIFKANPVDGPATFSKYDDRGELIVRVNSFSYHKGIPEDPTGNGGGYVFDCRSTHNPGRYEPYKNLTGLDEPVIRFLEDDGEILVFLDNVYQLADRHVARYIERGFTSLIFSFGCTGGQHRSVYCAQHLAEHIHDKFGIEVRINHREQKIEKTLEAK
- a CDS encoding sugar phosphate nucleotidyltransferase, whose protein sequence is MMQAMILAAGLGTRLKPLTDHVPKALVEVGGEPLLKQVIFKLKDAGFSRIIVNVHHFSEQIIQYLETNHYFGLDILISDETTQLLDTGGGIKAAKRLFGDTRILIHNVDILSNINLQRFYFAHKEAAATLLVSERNTNRYLLFDDDMRLVGWTNVNTGEFRSPYPNLNVAQYKKLAFAGIHTFSPQLFPWMDAFPDRFGVIDFYLSVCNQVPIIGHVESNLRLMDVGKQETLHTAEQFMHQL
- the ispE gene encoding 4-(cytidine 5'-diphospho)-2-C-methyl-D-erythritol kinase, coding for MITFPCAKINLGLNVVGVRPDGYHDIETVFFPIPLHDTLEITRMDEQFPSDNPCDLKITGRAVDVHEDNNLVIQAYHLLAKDFPLPRIHAHLYKEIPSQAGLGGGSSDAAFMIRLLNEQFKLNLTTADMEQYAAQLGADCAFFITAKPSFATGIGAQLVPTELPKRNLNGCYLALIKPDIAVSTKDAYAKIEVKQPAKCCRDIISQPIETWKNELMNDFEIPVFKLYPKLKHIKEQLYQQGAVYAAMSGSGSTIYGIFKKEPQGISQLFGDCFTAVLPL
- a CDS encoding NADP-dependent malic enzyme encodes the protein MLKITKEAALAYHEGERPGKIEVKPTKPYRTQTDLSLAYSPGVAYPCLEIQNNENDAYKYTNKGNLVAVISNGTAVLGLGDIGAMSGKPVMEGKGLLFKIYGGIDVFDIEVNEKDPVKFCETVERIAPSFGGINLEDIKAPECFYIEERLKKNLDIPVMHDDQHGTAIISAAGLKNALEVAGKDIKKAKLVINGAGAAAISCTKLYVALGVKKENILMLDSHGVITTDRTDLNPEKAIFATNRKDVHTLEEALKDADVFVGLSRGNILSKDMIRSMASNPIVFALANPVPEISYEDALDSRPDVIMSTGRSDYPNQINNVIGFPYIFRGALDVHAKAINEEMKMAAVHAIADLAKQPIPDVVNEVYHINDLSFGPKYFIPKPIDPRLITAVSAAVAKAAVESGVARTPIKNWDKYKENLKQLLGQESKFTRTLHATAARHPQRIVFAEGGHPTMMKAAVQAKQEGICFPILLGNPDRLNRLANRLKLDLTGIKIIDMRADKEQGKRAKFAKHLSEKLERQGYTFEEAYDKMYERNYFGMSMVENGDADGFITGLYTKYSNTIKVAKEVIGIRPGYKTFATMHILDTKKGIYYISDTLINRHPDENVLYDIARLSADAVRFFNDKPVMAMISYSNFGTDTIGSPQKVHAAVEKMQQEFPDLAVDGEMQVNFAMDKKLRDDKYPFTRLKGKNVNTLIFSNMSSANGSYKLLQALNSDAEIIGPIQMGLKKPIHFTDFECSVRDIVNITAVAAIDAYVEKIKNSKK
- a CDS encoding TetR/AcrR family transcriptional regulator, which encodes MNRVIGQTPYRQELRERILKADMSEFFEKGIRAVKMDDIARRLSISKRTVYEIYSNKEELLLEGMKAAEQEFDEHMKNFSEQDNHHVMDILIEFYNCQAHRLSEISPLYFDEVQKYKRVQAYLENKHKKRDEDAYNFIDRGVKEGFFRPDTNYHIVVEVAREAVRFAMTSQLYKEHGLQIVFRNIILLFIRGICTLNGLKMLERIE
- a CDS encoding site-specific integrase gives rise to the protein MKTIPSTRVVFNRHNTASRTNTAAVYIEVSYQGKRNFYNTGIKVKINQFRNNRICNCGHQKEYNERIDTIRNSIDDYINSKLENREPFALDGLREYMENNGCALQKDAFLTFMYQRIYERQISEGTRKGHLSVYNILKRWGKIKEFSDVNQRNILLWNDLSTKNAIKTKSIYNYHKVLKIYIREAKIFGYIQNNPYDVLHFKRCECTDRKYLSIDELNKFKSVELKEIPLIKARDCFLFQCYTGLAYTDMAHFNFEEMAKFVDGAYRVKEERVKTGNKYNITLLPPAMDILKKYDYKLPVQCMQVYNRNLQAIQYRAGIETRCSSHVGRHTFAVICLNNNVRIEVVKEFLGHKDIKTTAIYAKIVDKTVNKAFDNLKNAF